A stretch of DNA from Manihot esculenta cultivar AM560-2 chromosome 7, M.esculenta_v8, whole genome shotgun sequence:
TTTAAAACTTCCATTTTTACACCAAAATTTTTATGAACTTCTTTTTTGAAAAATCTATATAAATCTAAACATCCTCCTTAACAAAACtttctttataaattttattctttttataataatcataataatattCTTCCAAAAATTAAAGTGTTACAATCTATGAAAGCTTTTCCAATTATACAAGAGAAAAGTAATGGGTCAGAGAAATACAAAGGACAGTCACTTGACGtttctttttcaaataattGTCCAATTCTCTTtgttttattagttaaaaattatttattatatttttttaattaatcattaattattatacttttatcaataaaattaaaagtatcagatagataaataattatattaatttatttatagggATGAacagtattcgattcaaattaaactaaattaatttaaaaattcagtttaattttttaaattttctttgaattttctaCTTTATTTGAGCAACAAAATTCATTTTTAAGATTAACAAGTATCTATGCATCGCCAAAAAGggagataaaatattttttgcacATCACTTGCATTAAGGAAtcatttttaaaagaatatccACCCAATACAATCACGCAACAAGTGAAGAGTCGGTCCTTCATGATTGCTATAGAAGGAGTAGATTGGATCGGAAGTTAAATGGCGATGACATCTCTCAAAATTAGTTAAGAGGCTGTTCTAAATGGCACAAACAAAAGAAACCATCATTTTTTTTAAGGCCCTTTTTAACTTCAAATCAACTTTTAGATCAAGTTAGGGGTTTCATAATTCTCTcagtaaaaaaataacttataagaATATAaggattaatttttaaataatgataatattcaattatgagtttaatttttttttcttatatcaAGATGTTGCTATTATGGGTAAGCTAGTTAGAGAAAatgctacttttttttttttttttgaacttttTTGTGAAAGTTAGAATACATTATAACTATTAAATTCAAGAGAAAATCatgataattttgataaaattctttaataatatataaatctaCACACACTTATTATTAGTCTACACACTCATCTATATACACGTTCATCCACCACTGATGAGAGATCTCGAAGGGCCAGCCAATGCGACATGCCCCGAAAAAATCCAATTCAAGACCCCTATGCCACACTATGCACGCACATCGATTTACTTCtcccattatttttttttattagagtTAGAAGGCGACCTATGCCACACTTCTCCCAATTCAAGACCTATGCCACACTATGCATGTACATTCAAAAGTaaattttctgaattttaatttacttcCCTTCTGATTTTTGTTGCGGAAGCTTTTCAATTACAGGTTCAGCCATTGTTTCCAAGTCCTCAACGTCATGCTTCAACTCATCCACCTTCATTACATCAACAACATTTGTCAGCAAAAATGTCCAAAATTAAGGATTGAATTGGTAAGATTAAGAAGGGATAGAATTTGAAAGTTACGTACCTTGTGAATGAATTCTCCGGTTAGCTGAGCATCATGAGCTGTTGCTTTTGAAACCTTCTCTATTAACATGGCAGTTTCTTTTAGTTTTCCATTTTCAGGAAGTTTTTCTGCCATCTCAGCTGATACGTTTTCTGCCACTGTTGCAACCTTTTGTACTACAGTTGCTGCAGTTTCAGTCTCTTCCTCAATAATCTCTACCTCTTCTGtttgttttacagaaaataactCGTTTGTATATGTAGGATTGCATATAAGAACTTCCCTAAATTTCACAATGGgtattaaaattttgttttttcatCTCTAATTAcaagtttttatatataaaaatgataGATGTGTATACCTTGTATCGTCTTCGGTTTCTCCCATTTTAGCTTCCAGAATGGTAGTATGAATGATAATAAAGAGCCCAACACCCATTTTGCCCTGCATCCCATTATAAGTAGGCATGTGAAattggtcggttcggtttcgAATTGAaccaaatcgaaaaaatcaaaaactgaattttaaaaatattagaaatcgaattaaatcaattattaaaatataatcgaatcgaatcaaaccgataaaaatcaattcgatttaattaaattaaaattaaaatttataaatttaatatatttggaCTTGAGATACTGATTGGATTGGATAAAGGAGAGGAGAAAAAATGTTAGGTTTGGACTGCTGGTTGGGTGtaataaaattgattaattcggttaatcaattatttaatccatttaaatcaaatcaaatcgaaaactgaataatttgaaaaatactaatcgaattaaattaaatgttttaactaACTCAATTATTAAACCAAATTAAATCAATCAGTTCAGTTTCACTTTTTAGTTTAAATCGTGCTCTCCTCTAATTATAACTTTCTAAAGTTATTAGCCCATTTTCTGCCTTTgtaattaaaaagttttataaaaattaaattcaattaatttttttattaattccatTATTTCTATCTTTCTCATTTAATCCAATGCAGACTCTTCAtgcttaataaatatattattcgatatattataaaaaattcaaattgaacCAATAAAACGGTTCCAAGTTCTGCTCCAACTAATTATTAATtcccaaaattcaaaattttaagtaaaaatataatgaatataatgaattttttattttcattgttaggaaaatattaagaaaattattattcattaattaatttataaaatttaaaaaatatattaaaatgtctctaaagttttaaaaaaatatattaattagttcatAATGTTAGACTTTTAAAGTAATTCAGTTATTTTTAACATtaaagagaagagaaaaaaaattttcttttcaaaatcgtCCTTCTTTTATTAAATGAATAGCCAAAATAATTTAGagtattttaaattctttttcaatcattaattgttaaaattaattgaaagataaattactatatttttaaaattctataaatattttaatatacttattaaaaattaaagaattaattaataaattttttaaataatatttttaaaaaaaatttattctaaatgTAAATATTACCATTTAAGGAAGTTAATCCTCCGATGATTGGGTGCTGGCGGTACTGGTGGTGGGCTAACCATATCATCCTTTACCTTCACCCTAGTTCATAAATTAAACTTTCAAATATAAGAAATTTCCTTTGAAACTATGggagaaaaaaataaacaaaagaaaattCAAGATAATAATTATGCAAAATTACATGTGGGTATGAAGATTTCTTCTTGTTCCACCACCAAAAGCAGGAGAGATCATAATCTGCAATCctctatgatgcattgcatgatGCCCATTTGAACAAATCTTCTTATCTTCAACATATCCAAGAGCACAATTTCTAGAACAAAAAGCTCTGTATCTGTACATAAGTTGAAGAAAACTTGGTAAGCTGTAAGAAGTTGCTCTGGCAGACATGGCGAAGATGGGCTTGTGAGAGAGGCCAATTGGTTTTTGCAGGTTAAATAAAAAGGCTAAAAGTGGTCTCTTTCTTATGGAAATTATTTCTGGTCTCTTTCTTTCATCCTTCTtgcctttttcttctccttttattctctctttatttcttcccctcttctttttcttttttgctttttaaatttttttttcattttctacccttctccttttaaaaaaattattatcagtctttaaacttttaaaaaatctattaattcatttttatttaaaaattatttaattaaaaaatatttcaatatctTTTAAAATCTCACTTGCgatcaataatataaatatttaaaattataagattgaataatatttttttatcagatatattaatattttaatcgaGTGATTTAACAtagacataaataaataaatttcttacAAAGTAAAggatttaatagtaatttactCCTTTTCTCTTAATTGCTTCGGTCCTCAAAAGTTGATCTGAAGACCTATCACATGAGATAGGAACAGTCACTTGAGtttctttttcaaataattGTCCAATTCTCTTtgttttattagttaaaaattatttattatatttttttaattaatcattaattattatattttttatcaataaaattaaaaatatcggATAGAgaaataattatattagtttATTTAGGAGAATAgtattcaattcaaattaaactaaattaatttaaaaattcagtttatttttttatttatttcgattcgatttttaattttaaaattttttattatttcaattcagttcagttttagttagaaaaattaaaaaaattaaaccgtttcgataataattattattttcaataatataaaaaaattaaatcatattaaaattaaaatattttaattaaattttagaatattaaaaataaaatataaaaaataaaaaatttattaaatgttgACATTGATTTcttgcaaataaaatttttacttgtaaattaaatcaaatcatatttttagttatcaattcaattaatttaatttaatagatttaaacggttaattcgatttgatcatgtagataaataaataaattatttatataaaaacaaGTTAAAATGGTGAAGTGAAATAAgtagaaataattaaattttttcgtCCTTTGCTAATTATggctaatatttttaattttatctaatttaattttaaaaatgattattaattatagtcaaaaatttattttgaaatatgaatttttttgaTATCTTGCACTTAatataaaaagaattttttttaaattttgaattagtgttatttatatttatatatatatatatatatatattaaagcaAAACTATTAGttgtattgataaaattttatcaaataaaaagagaTAGTCCCAAATAGAGAAATGAtgcctaataaattttatagccaaagtatgagcagttagagtagcATGGCGATAAATCCATGTAATAGAAATATTAGTTCTAGAGTggaacaaaaatttataatcattcaaaatcaaatcaaattcagAAAAGTCTAAATATGGAAACTAAAAAGTTTGAACCACTTGCAAACAATTCATAAAATGCAGCCATTAAAACCAGCGTACCATTATCTTTCGAGAAATCAGAAACAACACGTTAAAATATACCCTCAGAATTTTTCACAATAAAACTGTAGCCAATAAAATATTGAACTTGAAACAAAATTCTATCAACTTGACAAAGCCAACTGAAATTGTCTAAACTTGAAGATGACACACGAATTTGGAGAGGAATGACTTCAGAATCACGAGTAGGGTTGGAAGAATAAAACAAGTTTATGCCTTGATATAAAGTAGCAGTTGTATTTCCATGCAAAACACCAGCACGTTGAGCAGCTTCCCAATCCAagatatgatgcatgacatctTCCATAAGGTGAGCCGTTGAATTTTACACATGATTTCATGATAATGAGTTTTTTGCTGACCATAATCTTCATGCACAGATCATTACAAAGATTTTTCAAATCTTGTCTTGGAACTTTAAAAtctacattaaaaaattaaaaaaaattaacattagGCTGCAAATCTCCCACTCCCCCTAACCTCCAAACTTCCTTGAACACAGGACAGTGCAATAAAATATGATTGACACTTTCATCTTCATGGCACCAAGGACATCTAGCATCCATATCCACACCCCTTTACCTTAAGTTATCTTTTGTAGGCAATATATTTCTACAAGCTCTCCAACAGAAATCCTTCACTTTTAGAGGGATCGAAACATTCCACAAACTAGTCCACAACTCACTTccacattaaaatatgatcttacTAACAAGTCCATACACACAAAATATGCGGACTTCGCCGTATACACACCTCTTTTATCAAAGTGCCACAAGAAGGAACCTTTCTTATTAGTAATACTAATAAGAATACTAATAATAGTCCTGATATCTCTTGAAGAAAAAAGCTCCATTAAAATAGCAATATTCCAAACCCTCCCATTACCTTCGAAAAGATTACAAACACGCAAATGTGGTTCAATAAAATCGGGTCATCATCTGAAAAAAAAAGTATCTTCCTTAGGAATCCAAGGAGCTGAAGCCACTAAAATCTTCTCTCCATTATCCATCCTCCACCTTCTGCCCCTCCAAATCAACTCTCTTGATGCCATCACATTTTTCCAAACAAAACAGCATCATTACTTACATTGGCGGAAAATAAATCATCATGTGGAAATTATTTTGCTTTAAACACTTTATAACAAAGAGTATTAGAATTTGTTAAGAACCTCCACAAATGCTTGCCTAGTAAAGACAAATTAAAAC
This window harbors:
- the LOC110619548 gene encoding uncharacterized protein LOC110619548, yielding MSARATSYSLPSFLQLMYRYRAFCSRNCALGYVEDKKICSNGHHAMHHRGLQIMISPAFGGGTRRNLHTHMVKVKDDMVSPPPVPPAPNHRRINFLKWAKWVLGSLLSFILPFWKLKWEKPKTIQEEVEIIEEETETAATVVQKVATVAENVSAEMAEKLPENGKLKETAMLIEKVSKATAHDAQLTGEFIHKVDELKHDVEDLETMAEPVIEKLPQQKSEGK